In Sphingobacterium sp. SYP-B4668, the sequence CTGTATATACATAGTCTTTTCATGAATAATAGAGTATCGAGAAGATATTAATAGATTCCAAATTAGTCGAGCTTAATGAACATGTTACCATGGAAGATACACTTTGTGTCGACATTGCTATTTTAATTTTTCATTGTTCTTGTGGCGATCGCCATCTCTGATCGATTTTTTTTCCAGATTCTTTTCCAATGCGTCAGTTAGATCGATGCCTGTCTGATTGGCCAAACACATCAAGACAAAAAGTACATCCGCCATTTCGTCGGCCAAGTTAACTTCCTTGTCCGATTTTTTAAAAGACTGCTCGCCATATTGTCTGGCCATAATACGGGCAACTTCTCCCACTTCTTCCATAAGCATGGCTGTATTAGTCAACTCATTGAAATAGCGGATTCCAGTCGTATTTATCCATTTGTCGATTGTTTCCTGTGCTTCCTTGATAGTCATAATTTTCGTTGTTCTATTAAATTACTCTGAATGGGATGAATTCCTAATATA encodes:
- a CDS encoding nucleotide pyrophosphohydrolase; its protein translation is MTIKEAQETIDKWINTTGIRYFNELTNTAMLMEEVGEVARIMARQYGEQSFKKSDKEVNLADEMADVLFVLMCLANQTGIDLTDALEKNLEKKSIRDGDRHKNNEKLK